In a single window of the Bactrocera dorsalis isolate Fly_Bdor chromosome 2, ASM2337382v1, whole genome shotgun sequence genome:
- the LOC105231669 gene encoding uncharacterized protein LOC105231669: protein MAPNNSIEYDADELEAPAWLDDVFFTKVLRNCETDAKDLHLNKLELFPATLKGDHYASVMFRAVVEYECDGQDRTKRLIVKTMPFEGHKKDVFEESIIFETEIGMYTQVLPRFEQILRDIGDDTILKAPILFHELSPRKIIIFEDIVPLGYEVLRGRYANAEEIKQSFVKLAKWHAISYKINIEEPGYFDEYHIGIFSMPNLDGNLLMTQGIDVLIQQLETMPKMQKYLPFIQSIQGKLFEGTKRTAKEYFDAPKEDAIYVLCHGDFHDKNMMFKRDPNSGKLLDVMLLDYQLSYVGPLVNDLIYSYFMMLDSEQRGDFEQWLYFYYTHFKETLQKIGFEGRIPSLLQLHEQRWQHRYFELFLLMTYLPAWTTIRRGEADLEGAFTSNAVHKQLYADEEFLVEFEKLMRKYLHLGYFEEN, encoded by the exons ATGGCGCCAAATAATAGCATTGAATACGACGCTGATGAATTGGAGGCACCTGCTTGGCTGGACGATGTGTTCTTCACCAAAGTGTTGCGCAATTGCGAAACCGATGCCAAAGATTTGCATTTGAATAAATTGGAATTGTTTCCTGCCACACTCAAAGGCGATCACTATGCGAGCGTTATGTTTCGTGCCGTTGTCGAGTACGAGTGCGATGGGCAGGATAGGACAAAACGGTTGATTGTTAAAACAATGCCGTTTGAAGGGCACAAGAAGGATGTGTTTGAGGAGTCAATAATATTTGAGACTGAAATCGGCATGTACACGCAGGTGCTACCACGTTTCGAGCAGATATTACGAGATATCGGCGATGATACAATACTCAAGGCACC CATACTCTTCCATGAGTTAAGCCCCAGAAAGATTATAATATTCGAAGATATAGTACCGTTGGGCTATGAAGTGCTGCGCGGCCGTTATGCAAATGCCGAGGAGATTAAGCAGTCCTTCGTGAAGCTAGCCAAATGGCATGCCATAagctacaaaataaatatagaa GAACCAGGATATTTTGACGAATATCATATAGGCATATTCTCTATGCCAAATCTCGATGGAAACTTGCTAATGACGCAAGGCATTGATGTTTTAATTCAGCAATTGGAGACAAtgcctaaaatgcaaaaatatttgccatttaTTCAGTCGATAcaaggaaaattatttgaaggcACCAAGCGCACGGCCAAGGAATACTTCGATGCGCCGAAGGAAGATGCCATTTATGTGTTGTGTCATGGCGATTTTCACGACAAAAATATGATGTTCAAGCGCGACCCGAACTCGGGTAAACTATTGGATGTCATGTTATTAGACTACCAGCTGTCCTATGTCGGTCCACTAGTCAACGATCTAATTTACTCGTACTTCATGATGCTGGACTCAGAACAGCGTGGCGATTTTGAGCAATGGCTTTATTTCTATTACACACATTTCAAGGAAACACTGCAAAAAATTGGATTTGAAGGACGAATTCCGAGCTTGCTGCAATTGCATGAACAACGCTGGCAGCATAGATACTTTG AGCTCTTTCTGCTTATGACATATTTACCTGCATGGACAACCATTCGCCGTGGTGAAGCTGACCTAGAAGGCGCATTTACATCCAATGCTGTCCACAAGCAACTATATGCGGATGAAGAGTTCCTCGTAGAGTTCGAAAAGCTTATGCGAAAATATCTGCATTTGGGCTATTTCGAAGAGAATTAG